Proteins co-encoded in one Candidatus Acidiferrales bacterium genomic window:
- the pdxT gene encoding pyridoxal 5'-phosphate synthase glutaminase subunit PdxT — translation MKIGILAVQGDFEAHGRMLERLGVEYRLVKRPEELEGLDGLILPGGESTTMLKFLEEEGLGKAIKTFAALGKAVFGTCTGAILLAGKVTHPEQPALGLMDMTVARNAYGRQIASAVKEGRCDLKQEPLEMVFIRAPIIAKVGEGLEVLAKFEGQPVFVQQGRLMVTTFHPELTGDTTIHEYFLKIVRDGKA, via the coding sequence ATGAAGATCGGGATTTTGGCGGTGCAGGGGGACTTTGAGGCGCACGGCAGGATGCTCGAGCGGCTCGGGGTCGAGTACCGGCTGGTGAAGCGACCGGAGGAACTGGAGGGTCTCGACGGGCTGATCCTGCCGGGGGGTGAGAGCACAACCATGCTCAAGTTCCTTGAGGAGGAGGGCTTGGGCAAGGCGATCAAGACATTTGCCGCGCTGGGCAAGGCCGTCTTTGGCACGTGCACCGGAGCTATTCTTTTGGCCGGGAAGGTAACCCACCCGGAGCAGCCCGCGCTCGGGCTGATGGACATGACGGTGGCGCGGAACGCCTACGGAAGGCAGATTGCGAGCGCGGTCAAGGAAGGCCGGTGTGATTTGAAGCAGGAACCTCTCGAGATGGTCTTCATTCGCGCTCCGATCATCGCAAAGGTGGGTGAGGGCCTTGAAGTGCTCGCGAAATTTGAAGGCCAGCCGGTTTTTGTGCAACAGGGAAGACTCATGGTGACGACCTTCCACCCCGAACTGACTGGCGATACGACCATCCACGAATACTTCCTCAAGATTGTCCGGGACGGAAAAGCGTAA
- a CDS encoding isoprenylcysteine carboxylmethyltransferase family protein yields MSLTRVGWRPAVWLVYIVIVFEILFMISPFALYYYSAYAPFLNLIGSSPATAWLDRFFLPHFSHTSSQTLEALSRWNEGIFLAGLILFAIGFAQVYGSKLLRRGQVVSGGLYRWIRHPQYLTVGVMGIGVLLHWPRFLVLVGYVTMLFLYYFLARHEERSCLARYGESYRSYLARTGMFFPRSWFGWVPGWLPERGWQRGLGLAAVYALLLSGALLAGSWLQNYSLQHISSFATADLVVLSPAQLAPGRLEQATKLALADGNVAEALRAEGYGQGEKFLAYVVPIAWRLPDLPMETQQEGGHYTPRQFNPDALKVLFTRVLMYDGNTQGLEIVKHAVKRESIVLVKLDLAKRTVLGREKPPTTVRWGDVPTPYF; encoded by the coding sequence ATGAGTCTAACCCGGGTCGGGTGGAGGCCTGCTGTCTGGCTGGTTTACATCGTCATCGTCTTTGAAATCCTGTTTATGATCAGCCCGTTCGCGCTCTACTACTACTCTGCCTACGCTCCATTCCTCAACCTGATCGGGAGCTCCCCGGCGACGGCCTGGCTTGACCGCTTCTTCCTGCCGCACTTTTCCCATACCTCCTCGCAGACGTTGGAGGCGCTTTCCCGCTGGAACGAGGGTATCTTCCTGGCCGGACTCATTCTGTTCGCCATCGGCTTTGCGCAGGTGTACGGGTCGAAGCTTCTGCGACGCGGGCAGGTGGTGAGCGGGGGGCTCTACCGCTGGATTCGCCATCCGCAATACCTCACCGTGGGCGTGATGGGCATCGGCGTGTTGCTGCACTGGCCACGGTTTCTGGTGCTGGTGGGCTACGTCACCATGCTCTTCCTCTACTACTTCTTGGCGCGGCACGAAGAGCGGAGCTGCTTGGCCCGTTACGGCGAAAGCTACCGCAGCTATCTTGCCCGTACCGGGATGTTTTTCCCCCGAAGCTGGTTCGGCTGGGTCCCGGGCTGGCTGCCGGAAAGAGGTTGGCAACGCGGGCTGGGGCTGGCGGCAGTGTATGCGTTGCTGCTTAGCGGCGCTCTACTGGCAGGTTCCTGGTTGCAGAATTATTCTCTCCAGCATATCTCGTCGTTTGCCACGGCGGACTTGGTTGTGCTCTCCCCGGCGCAATTAGCCCCTGGGCGGCTCGAACAGGCAACCAAACTCGCCCTGGCCGATGGCAACGTGGCAGAAGCGTTGCGCGCGGAAGGCTACGGCCAAGGGGAAAAATTCCTGGCCTATGTTGTGCCCATCGCCTGGCGCCTGCCTGACCTGCCCATGGAGACCCAGCAAGAGGGTGGGCACTACACACCGCGCCAGTTCAATCCCGATGCGCTCAAGGTGCTTTTCACGCGCGTTCTGATGTATGACGGGAACACGCAGGGGCTGGAGATCGTCAAGCACGCGGTCAAGCGCGAAAGCATCGTGCTGGTGAAACTCGATCTGGCCAAGCGCACGGTGCTGGGCCGGGAGAAGCCGCCGACAACCGTACGCTGGGGCGACGTCCCCACGCCCTATTTCTGA
- the cutA gene encoding glyceraldehyde dehydrogenase subunit alpha, whose amino-acid sequence MPTKTRWIGRPIKRKEDPRLIQGISHYVDDLRVPGMLHAAFVRSVYAHARLRRVDVTQAARADGVVAVLTGADIAGELGTIPVAGRIPGMKIPEKRALAIEKVTHVGEAIAVIVAADRYKARDAVDLVEVDYDPLEAVTDPEKALRKGSPVIHERWKDNVAFTWALEGGDITRAFKNADRVVKQRLVNQRLIPMAMEPRGVLASYAAGEDCLTISSSTQIPHLLRTQIAVMVRVPENTVRVVTPEVGGAFGSKLNVYGEEAVVAYLAKKLGQPVKWVETRRENFLATIHGRDQIDDVEMAVKQDGTILGLKVRIIADIGAYYQLLTPIIPTLTGLMIPGCYKIPAVKVDLTGVFTNKMATDAYRGAGRPEATYLVERMMDVAAQELKMDPAEVRRKNFPKPKEFPFTTATGLTYDSADYPKCLDLALETAGYAKLRREQAALRKQGRYVGIGLSTYVEVCAMGPSSAMPAGGWESGTVRIEPTGKVTVLTGASPHGQGQETSFSQIVAEELGLNMEDVVVIHGDTAAVPYGIGTFGSRATAVGGTAIYNALQKVKEKLRKIAGHVLQADPEKILFADGRLFVKGHATKSRKFAEIVAEAYVARNLPAGLEPGLEATNFFEPSNFTFPFGAHVAVVEVDGETGDIRFLRYLAVDDCGTVVNPLLVDGQIHGGIVQGLGQAVMEEAVFDENGQLITGELTDYAIPRAWDVPWMETKRMVTRSPVNPLGIKGVGEAGTIGATPAIVNAVVDALAPLGVRHIDMPLKRERLWQILRRGRST is encoded by the coding sequence ATGCCGACAAAGACGCGCTGGATTGGGCGACCCATCAAACGAAAAGAGGATCCGCGGCTGATCCAGGGAATCAGCCACTACGTGGACGACTTGCGAGTGCCCGGGATGCTGCACGCGGCTTTTGTGCGGAGCGTTTATGCCCACGCCAGGCTGCGCCGGGTGGACGTGACGCAGGCAGCCAGGGCGGATGGGGTGGTGGCCGTCTTGACCGGAGCAGACATCGCCGGGGAGTTGGGAACGATCCCTGTGGCTGGCCGGATTCCCGGGATGAAGATCCCGGAGAAGCGAGCGCTGGCCATCGAGAAAGTTACCCACGTGGGGGAAGCGATTGCGGTCATCGTGGCTGCGGACCGCTACAAGGCGCGAGACGCAGTGGACCTCGTCGAGGTGGACTACGACCCGCTCGAAGCGGTGACGGATCCGGAAAAGGCGCTGCGAAAAGGCTCGCCGGTGATTCATGAGCGGTGGAAGGACAATGTGGCCTTTACCTGGGCGCTTGAGGGCGGGGACATTACCAGGGCGTTCAAGAACGCTGACCGGGTTGTGAAGCAGCGTCTCGTGAACCAGAGATTGATTCCGATGGCGATGGAGCCGCGCGGGGTGTTGGCCAGCTACGCGGCGGGAGAAGATTGCCTCACGATCTCGTCCTCGACACAAATCCCGCACTTGCTCCGGACACAGATTGCAGTGATGGTCAGGGTGCCTGAGAACACGGTGCGCGTGGTCACTCCGGAAGTGGGTGGCGCATTCGGAAGCAAGCTGAATGTTTACGGGGAAGAGGCGGTCGTCGCCTACCTGGCGAAGAAACTGGGGCAGCCGGTGAAGTGGGTGGAAACCAGGCGCGAAAATTTTCTCGCCACCATCCATGGGCGCGACCAGATTGACGATGTGGAAATGGCGGTGAAGCAAGATGGGACCATTCTGGGCCTGAAGGTCCGGATTATCGCCGACATCGGCGCCTACTACCAACTCTTGACGCCGATCATTCCGACGCTGACCGGCTTGATGATCCCGGGCTGTTACAAAATTCCGGCGGTGAAAGTTGACCTCACCGGCGTCTTCACCAACAAAATGGCCACCGACGCCTACCGCGGCGCGGGCCGCCCGGAAGCGACCTATTTGGTCGAACGCATGATGGACGTGGCGGCGCAGGAATTGAAGATGGACCCGGCTGAGGTGCGACGCAAGAATTTTCCCAAGCCCAAAGAGTTTCCTTTCACAACCGCCACCGGGCTCACCTACGACAGTGCTGACTACCCGAAGTGCCTCGACCTGGCGCTCGAAACCGCCGGCTATGCCAAGCTGCGCCGGGAGCAGGCAGCCTTGAGAAAGCAAGGCCGGTATGTCGGGATTGGCCTCTCTACCTACGTGGAAGTATGCGCCATGGGACCGTCCTCGGCCATGCCGGCAGGGGGTTGGGAAAGCGGCACGGTGCGCATCGAGCCGACCGGGAAAGTTACTGTTCTCACCGGGGCTTCGCCCCACGGCCAGGGGCAGGAAACTTCCTTCTCGCAGATTGTGGCGGAGGAACTGGGCCTGAACATGGAGGATGTGGTCGTCATCCACGGGGACACGGCGGCGGTGCCGTATGGGATCGGGACATTCGGAAGTCGCGCGACCGCCGTCGGCGGCACAGCCATCTACAACGCGCTCCAGAAGGTTAAGGAAAAACTCCGGAAGATTGCCGGCCACGTGCTTCAGGCTGATCCCGAAAAGATTCTCTTCGCCGATGGCAGGCTGTTTGTGAAAGGACACGCAACGAAGTCGAGAAAGTTCGCCGAGATCGTTGCCGAGGCCTATGTGGCCAGGAATCTTCCAGCAGGACTTGAACCGGGCCTTGAAGCGACAAACTTTTTTGAGCCGTCGAACTTTACCTTTCCCTTTGGTGCGCACGTGGCAGTCGTCGAGGTGGATGGCGAGACAGGGGACATCCGCTTTCTTCGCTACCTGGCGGTGGATGATTGCGGGACTGTGGTCAACCCGCTGCTGGTGGACGGGCAAATCCACGGCGGAATCGTGCAGGGGCTCGGCCAGGCGGTAATGGAGGAGGCGGTCTTCGACGAGAATGGGCAGTTGATCACCGGCGAATTGACCGATTACGCGATTCCGCGGGCGTGGGACGTGCCGTGGATGGAAACGAAGCGGATGGTTACGCGCTCACCGGTGAACCCGCTGGGAATCAAAGGGGTGGGGGAAGCGGGAACCATTGGGGCAACGCCGGCCATCGTCAACGCGGTGGTGGACGCGCTTGCCCCCTTGGGAGTGCGGCACATTGACATGCCGCTCAAGCGCGAACGCCTGTGGCAAATCCTCCGGCGCGGGAGATCAACATGA
- a CDS encoding (2Fe-2S)-binding protein, translating into MATTRIEVKVNGKERRSEVEPRLLLVHYLRDVLDLTGTHIGCETTLCGACTVLLDGRAVKSCTVLAAQADGHSIQTIEGLASNGKLHPVQEAFWEEHGLQCGYCTPGMILAAVELLNRNPKPSEAEIRRAIAGNLCRCTGYQHIVSAIEAAARKMRAAAKKR; encoded by the coding sequence ATGGCGACGACCAGGATCGAAGTGAAGGTCAACGGGAAGGAGCGCCGGTCGGAAGTCGAGCCGCGGCTCTTGTTGGTCCACTACCTGCGTGATGTCCTGGACCTGACCGGGACGCACATTGGGTGTGAGACGACCCTGTGCGGGGCATGCACGGTTTTGCTTGATGGGCGGGCGGTAAAGTCCTGCACGGTGCTCGCCGCGCAGGCGGACGGGCATTCGATTCAAACTATTGAGGGACTTGCCAGCAATGGAAAGCTGCACCCCGTGCAGGAAGCATTCTGGGAGGAGCATGGCTTGCAGTGCGGCTACTGCACGCCCGGGATGATCCTGGCGGCGGTTGAACTCTTGAACAGGAACCCGAAGCCCAGCGAGGCGGAGATCCGGCGCGCCATTGCCGGGAATCTCTGCCGGTGCACAGGCTATCAGCACATTGTATCGGCGATCGAGGCGGCGGCAAGGAAGATGAGAGCGGCCGCGAAAAAGAGGTAG
- a CDS encoding PLP-dependent aminotransferase family protein, translated as KEWLQEWLREEGISVESNQILITNGCQQALDLTAKALVRPGDAVALENPIYPGAVSVFRRAGGRLVGVPVRPDGLDLQALEMLLEQAKPKVLLLTPNYQNPTGTSLTLAVRRRILELAAAHRVAIVEDNIYGGLHLRGPAWPPLKALDKSGIVIYLNSFSKICFPGLRVGWCVAAPEVISRLRSVKQASDLHTDQLAQAALAEFGRSGQVARHLKLMRKVYRRRLEVTEGALEKQMPEGVSWTKPAGGMAVWVTLPRSLDASEILFRARERGILFAPGRLFFFQNAEPNTLRLSFAGLEDDQIRRGIALLGGLLKAEMRQRRKGRAPGRREAAVALV; from the coding sequence AAAAGAGTGGCTGCAGGAGTGGCTGCGTGAAGAGGGGATCTCTGTCGAATCGAATCAAATCCTGATCACCAACGGCTGCCAGCAGGCGCTCGACCTGACGGCGAAAGCCCTGGTGCGGCCGGGGGACGCGGTCGCTCTCGAGAACCCGATCTATCCGGGTGCAGTCTCCGTCTTTCGCCGGGCGGGAGGGCGGTTGGTGGGAGTGCCGGTGAGGCCGGACGGGCTGGATCTGCAGGCGCTCGAGATGCTTCTCGAGCAGGCCAAGCCAAAGGTGTTGCTGTTGACGCCGAACTACCAGAATCCGACCGGCACCTCTCTTACCCTTGCCGTGCGAAGGCGAATCCTCGAGCTGGCAGCCGCGCACCGGGTGGCGATCGTCGAGGACAACATTTACGGCGGCTTGCACCTGCGCGGGCCGGCATGGCCGCCCCTCAAGGCCCTCGACAAGTCCGGAATCGTCATCTACTTGAACAGTTTTTCCAAGATTTGCTTTCCGGGTCTGCGCGTGGGCTGGTGCGTAGCCGCCCCGGAAGTCATTTCGAGGTTGCGCAGCGTGAAGCAGGCAAGCGACCTCCACACCGATCAACTGGCGCAAGCTGCCCTGGCGGAATTCGGTCGGAGCGGCCAGGTGGCCCGCCACTTGAAGCTGATGAGAAAGGTCTATCGGCGGCGCCTGGAAGTGACCGAGGGTGCTCTCGAAAAGCAAATGCCTGAAGGTGTTAGCTGGACCAAGCCCGCGGGCGGTATGGCCGTCTGGGTGACATTGCCCAGGTCATTGGATGCGAGTGAGATTTTGTTCCGTGCGCGAGAACGAGGCATTCTCTTTGCCCCGGGAAGACTGTTCTTTTTCCAAAACGCGGAACCGAACACCTTGCGCTTGAGCTTTGCCGGGCTCGAAGACGATCAGATTCGGCGGGGCATCGCGCTGCTCGGCGGCTTGTTGAAGGCGGAAATGCGCCAGCGCAGGAAAGGGCGTGCGCCCGGGAGAAGGGAAGCGGCCGTGGCGCTGGTGTAA
- the amrS gene encoding AmmeMemoRadiSam system radical SAM enzyme → MEDLKVLQKTETLKEARWWETESDGRAHCYLCPRHCHIGEGKTGFCFIRVNVGGKLYSLGYASPAAIQIDPIEKKPLNHFLPGTRILSMGTAGCNMGCFFCQNWDISKSKHDQVNSAYLPPEDVVKLAIRYGCPSLAFTYNEPTIWGEYVVDIAQAAHEAGLNTVMVTNGYVTREAFHDIYDYIDAANVDLKAFTETFYSKITLSHFGPVLEVLKWLKTETNVWFEITNLMIPGLNDDPAETQKLAEWILKELGTDVPLHFTAFHPDFKLRDRPKTPPETLHRARQIAMEVGLKYVYEGNIYSEGAHTYCPGCGGKLVERSWHDVLENRMKAGRCLTCGTAIPGVWNNLRGKTPPAILEESRRVEEKYGLEL, encoded by the coding sequence GTGGAAGATCTGAAGGTTCTGCAAAAGACGGAGACGCTCAAAGAAGCTCGCTGGTGGGAAACAGAGAGCGATGGCCGGGCGCATTGCTATCTCTGCCCGCGTCATTGTCATATCGGCGAGGGCAAGACCGGATTCTGCTTTATCCGGGTGAACGTCGGCGGAAAACTCTACAGCCTCGGTTACGCTTCGCCGGCCGCCATACAGATTGATCCCATCGAGAAGAAACCCTTGAATCACTTCTTGCCCGGAACGCGGATTCTTTCGATGGGGACAGCCGGGTGCAACATGGGGTGCTTCTTCTGCCAGAACTGGGACATTTCCAAATCGAAGCACGACCAGGTGAACTCGGCCTATCTCCCGCCCGAGGACGTGGTGAAACTGGCCATCCGTTACGGTTGTCCGAGCCTGGCCTTCACCTACAACGAGCCGACGATCTGGGGCGAGTACGTCGTGGATATCGCGCAAGCGGCGCACGAGGCGGGATTGAACACGGTGATGGTGACGAACGGTTATGTCACCCGCGAGGCCTTCCACGACATCTACGATTATATTGACGCCGCCAACGTGGACTTGAAGGCCTTCACCGAAACGTTCTATTCCAAGATTACCCTGTCTCATTTTGGGCCTGTGCTCGAGGTATTGAAGTGGCTCAAGACGGAGACCAACGTTTGGTTTGAAATTACCAACCTGATGATCCCCGGACTCAACGACGATCCGGCGGAGACGCAGAAGCTGGCCGAGTGGATCCTGAAGGAGCTGGGGACCGATGTGCCCTTACACTTTACCGCGTTTCATCCGGACTTCAAGCTGAGGGACCGGCCAAAAACGCCGCCGGAAACGCTCCACCGGGCGCGACAGATCGCCATGGAAGTGGGGTTGAAGTACGTCTATGAGGGCAACATCTACAGCGAGGGGGCGCACACCTACTGCCCCGGCTGCGGCGGAAAGCTCGTCGAGCGCTCCTGGCACGACGTCTTGGAAAACCGCATGAAGGCCGGGCGGTGTCTCACCTGCGGCACCGCCATTCCGGGAGTCTGGAACAACCTCAGGGGGAAGACGCCGCCGGCAATCCTCGAGGAATCTCGCCGCGTGGAAGAGAAGTACGGGTTGGAGCTGTAG
- a CDS encoding carbon monoxide dehydrogenase subunit G yields MKLEGMETVPAAPAAVWSLLNNPEQLARCLPGCEELVAAGKDIYKAKLSVTIAAVSGKYAGSVEIRERVEPSRMRLRIEGRGAPGFITGEGTLELVAKGNETEIRYGGEAQVGGVIAAVGQRMLQGAAKIMVGQFFDAMKKQLAKGA; encoded by the coding sequence GTGAAGCTCGAAGGGATGGAGACGGTGCCGGCCGCTCCCGCGGCAGTGTGGTCGCTGCTGAACAATCCGGAGCAGTTGGCCAGGTGTCTTCCCGGCTGCGAGGAGTTGGTTGCTGCCGGAAAAGATATCTACAAGGCCAAGCTGAGTGTGACCATCGCCGCCGTGAGCGGGAAATATGCGGGAAGTGTTGAAATTCGGGAGCGGGTGGAACCGAGCCGGATGCGATTGCGCATTGAGGGACGGGGCGCGCCCGGGTTTATCACAGGAGAAGGAACGCTTGAGCTGGTGGCAAAGGGTAACGAGACAGAAATTCGATACGGCGGCGAAGCGCAGGTGGGCGGGGTGATCGCGGCGGTGGGACAGCGCATGTTACAGGGAGCGGCCAAGATCATGGTTGGGCAATTTTTTGATGCGATGAAGAAGCAACTGGCGAAGGGCGCCTAG
- a CDS encoding tetratricopeptide repeat protein has translation MTDKDKEDCYFRGVDLFASGKQDDAIRAYEEALAIDPAYTDALHGLAQSYAAKGEFDRAIEAAKRIAEIDPDDVLAHTSLSIFYQKKGLIPEAEAAASQARILGWKQQLKDKQSPPS, from the coding sequence ATGACCGATAAGGACAAAGAAGATTGTTACTTCCGCGGCGTGGACCTTTTCGCTTCAGGCAAGCAAGACGATGCGATTCGGGCGTACGAGGAAGCTCTTGCCATCGATCCCGCCTACACCGACGCCCTTCACGGTTTGGCCCAATCCTATGCCGCCAAAGGCGAATTTGACCGGGCCATCGAAGCTGCCAAACGCATTGCCGAGATCGATCCCGACGACGTCCTCGCCCACACAAGTCTTTCCATCTTCTATCAAAAGAAAGGCCTGATCCCCGAGGCTGAGGCGGCCGCCTCCCAGGCCCGCATCCTGGGTTGGAAACAACAACTCAAAGACAAGCAGTCGCCTCCATCTTGA
- a CDS encoding class I SAM-dependent methyltransferase, giving the protein MEKLGQKTATATGSADFYRSRADDFIEQCYCSAPEAIQRGLAAELELIHRVAPPGRILEAGCGSGRVFEGLKRADRRLFGFDLVLGYLAEAKKKGVEGQLVAARGGRIPFRDGVFEAVFCVQNTLGMVGEEKAAMLGELRRVAKEGATLLVVVYAESSLAPRLEWYDRLARKGLMAPIDWSQSSDDVLATADGHRSETFSRGRFEALLGDAGLAASFDPLGGIYWAALATC; this is encoded by the coding sequence ATGGAGAAGCTCGGGCAGAAAACGGCGACGGCAACCGGCAGCGCCGATTTCTACCGCAGTCGGGCAGACGATTTCATTGAGCAGTGCTACTGTAGCGCGCCGGAAGCAATCCAGCGCGGATTGGCGGCCGAGCTCGAACTCATTCACCGCGTCGCGCCGCCGGGAAGAATTCTGGAGGCAGGTTGCGGCTCGGGGCGCGTGTTCGAGGGATTGAAGCGCGCCGATCGGCGGCTCTTCGGGTTCGACCTGGTCTTGGGTTACCTCGCAGAAGCAAAGAAGAAGGGTGTGGAGGGGCAACTGGTGGCGGCGCGCGGCGGGCGCATCCCCTTCCGTGACGGCGTTTTTGAGGCTGTCTTTTGCGTCCAGAACACCCTGGGGATGGTCGGCGAGGAGAAAGCGGCGATGCTCGGGGAATTGCGCCGCGTGGCAAAGGAAGGAGCCACCCTGCTTGTCGTCGTCTATGCGGAATCTTCGCTGGCGCCGCGGCTCGAGTGGTACGACCGGCTGGCGCGGAAGGGGCTGATGGCCCCGATCGATTGGAGCCAGAGCAGCGACGACGTGCTGGCAACCGCAGATGGCCATCGCTCGGAGACATTTTCGCGAGGACGATTCGAAGCTTTGCTTGGCGATGCGGGACTGGCGGCGAGCTTTGATCCCCTGGGGGGAATCTATTGGGCGGCGCTGGCCACGTGCTGA
- the pdxS gene encoding pyridoxal 5'-phosphate synthase lyase subunit PdxS yields the protein MDDNQWRVKVGLAEMLKGGVIMDVTNAEQAKIAEDAGAVAVMALERVPADIRKEGGVARMASPKIIRAIMGTVSIPVMAKVRIGHFAEAQVLEALEVDFIDESEVLTPADEEHHIWKHPFKVPFVCGCRNLGEALRRIAEGAAMIRTKGEAGSGNVVEAVRHMRAIVGEMKKLATLGKDELVAKAKELGAPVEGVTWVARNARLPVPNFSAGGIATPADAAMVMQLGAEAVFVGSGIFKSEDPARRARAIVKATTHYNDPKAVLEASEELGEAMKGLDVAKLKPEELLQTRGW from the coding sequence ATGGATGACAATCAGTGGCGAGTCAAGGTTGGCCTTGCGGAGATGCTCAAGGGCGGGGTGATTATGGATGTCACCAATGCCGAACAGGCCAAGATCGCCGAAGATGCCGGAGCGGTGGCGGTGATGGCCCTCGAGCGTGTCCCGGCGGATATCCGCAAGGAAGGGGGCGTGGCGCGCATGGCCTCGCCGAAGATTATCCGCGCCATCATGGGTACGGTCTCGATTCCGGTGATGGCGAAGGTGCGCATCGGCCATTTTGCCGAGGCGCAGGTGCTGGAAGCGCTCGAGGTGGACTTCATTGACGAAAGCGAAGTGCTGACGCCGGCCGATGAAGAGCACCATATCTGGAAGCACCCTTTCAAGGTGCCCTTTGTGTGCGGCTGTCGAAACCTGGGCGAGGCTCTGCGACGGATCGCCGAAGGCGCGGCGATGATCCGGACGAAGGGCGAGGCCGGTTCCGGCAACGTGGTTGAGGCCGTGCGGCACATGAGAGCCATTGTCGGGGAAATGAAAAAACTGGCGACGCTGGGCAAGGATGAGCTGGTGGCGAAGGCGAAAGAGCTGGGAGCGCCCGTCGAAGGAGTGACATGGGTCGCCCGCAACGCCAGGTTGCCTGTCCCCAACTTTTCCGCCGGCGGCATTGCCACCCCGGCCGATGCCGCCATGGTCATGCAGCTCGGGGCGGAAGCGGTGTTCGTTGGCTCGGGCATTTTCAAGTCGGAAGATCCGGCCAGGCGCGCGCGAGCCATCGTCAAGGCAACGACGCACTACAACGATCCCAAGGCCGTGCTGGAGGCATCCGAGGAACTCGGCGAGGCGATGAAGGGGCTTGACGTCGCCAAGCTCAAGCCCGAGGAGCTGCTCCAGACGCGCGGCTGGTAA
- a CDS encoding xanthine dehydrogenase family protein subunit M: MIPTEFEYLRPRSMEEALGLLAQHGPEAKLLAGGHSLLPLMKLRLAAPKYLIDLGGLEQLSYVRDDGPEIAIGAMTPHAEVESSELIRRCCPLLAEAAAEIGDVQVRNRGTMGGSLAHADPGADYPAAILALEAKIKVRSREGERTIEAASFFLDLLTTALQPREIILEVRVARDRERSGAAYVKLHQPASGFAIVGTAARLMLDPKGNCETARIGVTGVGAKAYRAEAVEKALAGKRLTAALLAKASAMAAEGVEPLSDLHASAAYRLAMAEVITKRALEKALDRARGGRR; this comes from the coding sequence ATGATTCCGACGGAATTCGAATACTTACGTCCGCGGAGCATGGAAGAGGCGCTGGGACTGCTTGCCCAACACGGCCCCGAGGCCAAATTGCTTGCCGGAGGACACAGTCTTTTGCCTCTGATGAAGCTTCGCCTCGCCGCGCCTAAATATCTGATTGACCTCGGCGGGTTGGAGCAACTGAGCTACGTCCGGGACGACGGCCCGGAGATCGCCATCGGCGCGATGACGCCTCATGCTGAGGTGGAATCTTCGGAATTAATTCGCCGCTGCTGCCCGCTGCTTGCCGAAGCAGCGGCGGAGATTGGCGACGTGCAGGTGAGGAATCGCGGGACGATGGGCGGGAGCCTGGCCCACGCCGATCCCGGGGCGGATTACCCGGCGGCCATCCTGGCGCTCGAAGCGAAGATCAAAGTTCGAAGCCGGGAAGGGGAGCGGACGATTGAGGCGGCGAGCTTTTTCCTTGATCTGCTGACCACGGCGTTGCAACCGCGAGAGATCATCCTGGAAGTGAGGGTTGCTCGCGATCGTGAGCGGAGCGGGGCTGCCTATGTCAAGCTGCATCAGCCGGCGTCCGGTTTTGCCATCGTGGGAACGGCGGCGCGGCTGATGCTCGATCCCAAGGGCAATTGTGAAACGGCGCGCATCGGCGTGACCGGAGTTGGCGCGAAGGCCTACCGAGCAGAAGCGGTGGAGAAAGCGCTGGCCGGGAAACGGCTGACCGCCGCTCTCCTCGCCAAGGCGTCGGCAATGGCCGCTGAGGGAGTCGAGCCACTTTCCGATCTGCACGCTTCGGCGGCTTACCGGCTGGCCATGGCAGAGGTCATCACGAAACGAGCGCTCGAGAAAGCGCTTGACCGAGCGCGGGGTGGAAGAAGGTGA